From the genome of Phoenix dactylifera cultivar Barhee BC4 chromosome 17, palm_55x_up_171113_PBpolish2nd_filt_p, whole genome shotgun sequence:
GTGCCTCTACCACCTGTGCCTCTCCGCCGGAACTATAAATAGCCCGGTCGAGTAACTTCTAAAGGactttttggctggaccaaatttattccactctaacttgatcgtcggagggtccTCATCGGGAACACCGGTGAGACTTTGTGCAAGTCCGCTGCCGCCGTTGCGCAGGAGGTGGCCCCCATCTTATTCTTCCAACCACCGGCGGCTCCCTCAACTCCTCCGACGTGGTCACCCCCGGgctaaatttgaaccacaacactaGGTAAATAATAAATCAAAGTAGTAGCATGTTCATGcggttatttatttttcttaaaaatttataagtaccatataaaattaaataggattatTAATGAAATCGGATATTCGCATACGGATAGGATAGTTTCTATccatatatatatcttttttttttgttttacagATATGGATATTAGTCGGATGTTCAAATTTCTATTTATATTCGGATAGATTCGGATGCAAAAATGGATCCGAACAAATATTATCTAATTCACTTTCACCCTTAATTGCAAGATATAATGTCTCAATATCATGCTTTGTATCAGTGTCACTCTGTCACTATGTTGATATACTTAATCCGAAGACTAATTCAACGCACCAAGTGTGGGTATGCCGTTTGTACCACGTATTAGTACCAAATCGATATGCTATAGTACGTCTCGTACCATCTGGTTTGATATGATATGATGTACCATGGTCCATTGATATATGTAATGCATGTTACACACATgctattaaaattttatatttaagaAATAAGCAACAATGTGTTTAATTTATAGCATTTTATCATGGTTAAACAAATCACTGATATCAGACCGGGTAACTAATTTTGATGTTTTCTACTAGTCCCAAGCCCTTAAAATTGTACTTTGCGAGTGGAATATTGACCATAGGCAGAGCTCAAATATACATGTCAACCATGCAATCAAGGAGGAATAATTGTGAGTAGGAGACCCAACCCTTTTATGCACTTTGAGCTCATCTAATCaatttggctttttttttttttttttttttttgctagtgcGGGTCGATCATACCCGGCGAGAGCGGATAGACCCAATAAAGtcgaaaaataaaatacctTGGAGTGCCAAGGGCAACTCCCCATCACCAAGCCATAAGGTGTCTCCGGAGTGACAAGCTACAAACGCagctacccaatccgcagcaCCGTTACCTTCACAGTAAATATGCGTGGCCTGAAAGGCCCATCCATCCCTCGCCATGGCCCAGATGTCCCGGAGCAGGAGATGGTCACACCCGCCACCCCTCGGACCCCCCTGGATCCAACTAATAACGGtggctgagtcgccctccagaATGATAGACCTAGCCCGTAGGACGCATCGGGCATAGCGAACGCCCGCCCAGGCTGCACTCAGCTCCGCACATGGAACCGAAGTATCAAATAACTGACTGCCACCAGCAGCCACGACCCTAGCAGACGGATCccgaataacaaaacccgcGCCTCCCCTCAAACCACCATCCAGAacagacccatcaaagttgaccttaagGAAACTCAGGGGTGGGggttcccaggtgaaaaacaccgtacggGATACTGCCGAGGCAGGGTGggaaccccagatgtcccgagctgtcaaggtCCCTCCAACAGGACTAGTATGACACAGCTCAGCCGCCCGAGCGCAAGCACTCTCGACCACGAATCGCAGTGACATGCGTCGTTCACCAAACAGGCGAGCGTTCCTGGCCAGCCAAATCTAGTAGGCAAGACAGCTCGCTCGAATAGCCGCCTGACGAAGCACTGGGGACCCCGATCCCTGACGCATGGCCTGTAGGAACGTATCCCTGCATCGCCATACCCCATGTGGGACCCCTGCCAGACGCCAAGTAGCCGTAGCCCATGTGCACCGAAATAGGGCGTGGTCCACCGTCTCGGTCGCACCACAAGCCCCACACACCAGTGGGATCCTCACACCCCGATCGCCGAGAACAGCACTCGTAGGAAGACGGTCCCAgaccaccttccagaggaacaaCGCTACCATCGGATGGAGCCCCaatcgccaaatccaggcacaatCCGGACCAGGCTCACTACCTCGCCTAAGGAGACGGGAAAGGTCGCCCATCCTAACCCGGGACCTGGTCGAGGAGCTCCACACACGAACATCAGGTCCGCCACTCTGTGGTAGAGGGAGTGAGCGAACCCGCTCCGCCAAATACTGCCCGAAGAACCTGGCCAACCGAGTCTCATCCCAGCCAGCCACCCCGGGAGTCATGAGATCACAGACTCGAAGACCCTCCCCAGCCTCAACACTAACCGTAGTCGGCCAAAGCCGCAAAGGAAGGCCGTCGACCCATGGGTCCTTGGCAACATCGATACTACACCCGTCGCCGATCAACCATCGGGTGTGACTAGACACTAGCGGCAAATACCGCGCTATCTCGCGCCATAGAAAGGAGCAACTCCGCCCTCCTCGGGCCCAGCCCTCTGGGCCTACCCGTCCATAGCGGCTAGTGATGATCCGACTCCAGAACCCCCGCGGCTCCAGAATGACTCGGGCGGCATGCCGGGCAAGGAGCAGCTCTCGTCTCTCGAGGAGAGATGCCACCCCTAGACCACCCTCGCTGAGAGGAAGGCATATGCTTTCCCACGCCACCAGGTGCACCCCCCGTCCTCCTCCATGTGAGCCCCATAGGAAACTCCGAAAAAGTTGCTCAATCTTCAGTAGAACAGACTTTGGCACCACCGTATTTGCCATAAGATAGACGGGCATAGAGCTCAAAACTGATCGAATCAGCGTGACTCTGCCCATCATCGACAGGGATGCTGCCCGCCACCCCTCTAGTCTACCCTGAACCCGCTGCACCAGTCCAGTACACTCGGACACACGCAATCTCCTGCCCGAGATCGGAACACCCAGATAGGTCCAGGTTCCATCCTGCTCGGGCATCTCCAGAATCCTCCGGATCCCCCGTCGAACCGCGAGTGTCGTACCAGGGCTAAAGGAAATGGAGGATTTCTGGACATTCACTCTCTGACCAGATACAAAGCAATAAGCAGCCAAAACCCTCCTGATGGTCTGAGCATCCACAACGCGGGCCCGAGTCATGAGGAGGCAGTCATCAGCAAAGAGTAAATGTGATATCGGCTGGGCCCCAGGAGCTGGCACGTAGGCCCCTAGCTCACCGGCAGCACATACATCCCGCAGCGAGCGAGATAAGACATCAGAGCAAATAATAAACAAGTATGGAGATAACGGGTATCCCTGCCGAAGCCCCATAGTAGATCTGAAGAAAGGAGATGGGGAACCGTTGACTAAGATAGAAAACCTCGGTCCCCGAACACACCCCATAACCCACCTAATCCATGTCTCATGGAACCCCAAACTCTCCAAGGCTAACCTAAGAAAGCTCCACCTGATTCTATCGTAAGCACGTTCCATATCCAGTTTAACAGCCATCAGGCAATGTCGCTTCGGGGCCCGTCGAAGATCCCAAATCATCTCTTGGGCCACCATGACATTGTCTGAAATATTCCTGCTACCCACAAAAGCACCCTGCTCGGGACAGATAATGTCAGCAAGGAAGGGCTTCATACGAACCATGAGTATTCTTGCGACAACTTTATATAAAGTTGTACACAGACTAATCGGCCTAAAGTGGCTCGGCTCGACCGCATTCTGACGCTTAGGTATAAGAGTGACAAAAGTGGCCTTCCAATCGTCAGGCATCCCAGCCCGCCTAAAGAAACACAAGACCGCTTCCACCACTGCACTCCGAACGATACCCCAATATCTccggaaaaagaaaggtggaaaACCATCTGGGCCCGGAGCCCTATCCTCCCCTAGAGCCCAAATGGCCTCACGCACCTCTCTTTTTCCGGAGAGAGAGCCAATGGTCACCGGACATACCATCTAAGATTAGTGTCGCTACGACTTCATAAAGTAACTTGATTTTTTCTCATATTCCCTTTCACCTATTTCCTTTTTAAATGCTCAAACAAATCCATGCTGTAGACCGACCAAAGTAGTTTACTACTTTTCTATCAAGTCAAAAAGCTTGCATTTTACGATAGAATTTTTTCAAATCTTCCCTCATCGCTAGCAGCCAAGTCCATTGAGTAACTTGTGCTAATATCAGACCAAGTTTTTATGTTGTTTTCTTGTTATCTAATTTCCACATAATTCATCGTGGACATTCTCAGGGTTGACATTGAGTAAACCAGCTAATTGATAAGAATCGTAACATATTGCAGGCCAATCTAGAGTACCATATCCAAAACActctgcacagatctcaaagtactGCAAACTCCTCCATGCATCCACCTGCACAAATCTTGAAGTGACAATTGCAGGATCCAACAGTGAGATCATGCGAAGGCAGGGATTTCTtgcgcgaaagatacaacccctatCCCTTCATGAGATGGCGTATAAGAAAACTCAAGgatgagaagaagagaaagaagatgatGGCAACTCCTGAGAAACTCAATTCAAAGAAGATGATGATAGCAACTCCTGAGAAACTCAACTCCTCTAGAAGATGATAAGATGAATAGAGAAGATCGACACCAATTTCCAACCATAGATGTCAGTCATCAGAAAAGGTATTCACGCCTGTCCCCAAATGAAAGCCATTTTGTGGATGCAGATCAATCTTAGCCTCTTTGCGTGGCTTGCATCGCAACTTTATCCATTAGAACAAACAGCCCCGTCCCGTTCATCCACAGCCATGTCTTCAGGTTCCCATTAAAGGTTGCAACAACATAAAAGCATACTTGGCAAGAATATTTAGAATGATAAACAGTACCATGGGagtgaagaaaggaaaaagagagcTTGATTTGACGACAAATAAATTCTGCTGCAAAAGCTTTCTTTCAACAGGGATGCCTCAAACACCACAAACATAGGGAAGGAAGAAGCTAACTTGAAAACACCAACATCAACCTACACATTCTGTATGAAAAAATGACTGCTTGACGACCAAACAGACAAGATAGTGCAGGTTTAAAAAGTCAAGGTTCAGAATTGCACGTCAAAGACTTTTCTATGAAAGCATTcaaaatttaataaattaaCAGAGTACAGTTGGATGCAACCATCAGACGCAATTGTTTGATTAAATTAGACGAAGAAGAAGACTCGACTTCATGAATTATAAAATGGAAAATGTTCCAGAAAATATGAAGGCTTTATTACAGGCCAAATGCCAGACTCAATCTGCCAAAGCTGGCTTCTTCCCCGCCTGTGTACTCTTAACTCGTTGAAGCGAGGCTCTGGAATCTAGGTTCTCCTTGCAACCATGAGAGAGGAAGGACCCCAGACAAGCTGATCTTATAGAGACTTGGCTGCTTCAATAACTTTCTCCGCTGTTAAACCAAATTCCTTGTATATCCGGCCAGCAGGAGCGCTTGCCCCAAATCGGTCAATCCCTATAGCCTTGCCCTTGGTCCCTAGGAACTTCTCCCACCCAAGAGTGGCTCCTGCTTCAATGCTGACTCTAGCAGTCACAGAAGCAGGGAGGATACTCTCCTTGTATTCATTAGATTGCTCATCAAACAACTCCCAGCAGACAAGTGACACAACTCTGACTGTTTTCCCCTCCTTCCTCAGCTCATCTGCAGCCTTGGCAGCAATCTCCAATTCTGAGCCAGTGCTCATAACAATGAGATCTGGTTTGTTACCAGACGAGTTGTCTGAAATAATATATCCTCCCTTCTCAACTCCTTCAGCTGATGTTCCTGCAAGCTGAGGAAGCTTCTGACGGGAGAGAGCAAGGATCGATGGCCGCTTGCTGTTGAGAATTGCAACCTTGTATGCCCCAGCAGTCTCATTCCCATCAGCTGGGCGGAGCATCAAAATGTTCGGCATGGCTCGGAAGCTAATCAGATGCTCAATGGGCTGATGGGTGGGACCATCTTCTCCAAGACCAATAGAATCATGTGTCATCACATAGATGACTCCTGCCTCACTCAAGGCTGAGATCCTTATGGCAGGTCTCATGTAGTCCGTGAAGACAAAGAAAGTAGCGCAGTAAGGGATAAGACCCGGGCTATGCAGGGCAATGCCGTTGCATATGGCACCCATTCCATGTTCCCTAACACCGAAACGGACATTCCGCTCCTCAGGTGTGTCCTTTTGGAAGTCGCCAAACATCTTCAGCAATGTCATGTTCGAGGATGCAAGATCAGCACTACCTCCTAGGAACCCAGGGAGTACTTTAGCAAGAGCATTGAGGCATTGCTGAGATAGATTTCTAGTGGCATCCGCAGGACTTTCAGGTGTGTATGTCTGGAAGAAAAAGTGTAACAAGTGCCAATGGTAAATGTCAAAATATGATGTTACTTCCATTTTAAATATCGAGAATGGACAGTGAAAGTAAATGAAACATTCACCGGAAGAGCCTTCTCCCATCCAGCAGGCAGATCTCCTGTTATGATCTGCTTCAGCTCTGCGGCGTCCTCTTTATATTTCTTCTCATACTCCACAAACTTGGCATTCCATTCAGCTTCAAGAGCAGCACCTTCCCGGGCATGGCGGCTCCAGTGACTGAAAATGAAAGATCCAGTATGTCCATTATCcacaaaagattcagatttatcTGCCAAATAAAAGACATTAACAAAGTTTGCAGACCTCTTCACATCTTCAGGTACAAAAAAGGGCTCATAAGGCCATCCAAGGTTCTGCCTGGTTGCTTCAACTTCCTTAGCACCCAATGCACTTCCATGTACACTATATGAATTCGCCTTGTTTGGAGACCCAAAACCAATGGTAGTGGTCACCTGAAGAAAACAGTAATTCGACAAGATTTTAACCAACAATGAAGTACCACATGCTTTATTTTTGAATAACTATGTGATTTTAACAGACCTTGATCAGTGTGGGTTTGTCTTTGacagcctttgcttcctttattGCAGCACGGATTTCATCATAGCCTGTGTTACCATTCTTCACCCAGATAGTGTGCCAGCCAAGGGCCTCGAAACGGGCATTTACATCTTCAGTAAATGCAATCTCTGTGTCTCCATCAATAGAAATGTGGTTGTCATCATAAAAAGCAATCAGCTTCCCCAAACCCCAGTGCCCAGCAAGAGAACAACTTTCATTAGAAATGCCCTCCATTTGGCAACCATCCCCAAGTATAGCATACCTAAGACCATTGGTATATCAAATTAGCCATATGAATAAATTCTTCATACATGGATACATAaataagaaatatggaatacagCAGAAAATGAATATGAGTTGTTACGTGTAATGATCAACAATCTCCATGTCAGGCTTATTGAAGCGGGAAGCTAGGTGCCTCTCAGCAAGTGCCAATCCAACAGCATTTGCAATACCCTGACCAAGAGGACCTACACAATTCCACCAACCACCAGAGAAAATGAAACGTTTTAACATAAAAcgaaaggaagaaggggctgCCACCATTATATTCTCTAATATGAAATCCTCAGGATCAGTTCAGGAAGCAAACCAGTAGTGACTTCAATTCCCGGAGTTTCAAAATTCTCAGGATGACCAGGAGTTTTGCTTCCCCACTGCCGGAAAGCCTTCAAATCCTCCTCCTAAAAGATCAGATTGTAACCATCAAAAGCCTCAGCATAAGATTAGAGATAAAGCAAACACCAGATCAGTGAACTCAAACCATAGGTTCCAATTATTTCTCCTCAGATATCAAATTGGAGCATCAAAAACATCAGCAAAATTTTAAAGCGCAAGTAACACTATATCAATGAATCTGGATCAATGCATAGAGCTGCTGAAACCACGTTACCGAACAAAATTTTTGATCAATATGAAGGTACTTATATGAACTGAAGTTATGAAACTATCCACTCTGAGTTCAACAATAGATCTGAACTCCGACAGTTAAATATCACATAGCAAAATTACATACATAAAGGTGTCACCAAAAGCATATTGCTTCGGCTCCTTCTTAGTTCTGTTCCTTCTTCTGTCAGAGTAAAAGCAAACTACCTCAAAacttttttgtcctaaagaagaaagagaacaaATATGCATCAAGAGAGACTTTTCAATAAAGCAAAAGCAAAAGCTACGAATTAGGtaatcaaaatcaaattttggacAAACCCATGGGAGATATGCCTCTTTTTACCAATCAAGAATCAAAAACATGAGTGACAAATTAAATGACAAA
Proteins encoded in this window:
- the LOC103723776 gene encoding transketolase, chloroplastic isoform X1: MAASSSVTAAQALVGRAISGHPSPSPSHPDRLAFGLSSLAGRALKSPAAPRLQNRRPRAASRPRRSSVTRAAAVETLEGKAATEALLEKSINTIRFLAVDAVEKANSGHPGLPMGCAPIGHILYDEVMRYNPKNPYWFNRDRFVLSAGHGCMLQYALLHLAGYDSVKEEDLKAFRQWGSKTPGHPENFETPGIEVTTGPLGQGIANAVGLALAERHLASRFNKPDMEIVDHYTYAILGDGCQMEGISNESCSLAGHWGLGKLIAFYDDNHISIDGDTEIAFTEDVNARFEALGWHTIWVKNGNTGYDEIRAAIKEAKAVKDKPTLIKVTTTIGFGSPNKANSYSVHGSALGAKEVEATRQNLGWPYEPFFVPEDVKRSANFVNVFYLADKSESFVDNGHTGSFIFSHWSRHAREGAALEAEWNAKFVEYEKKYKEDAAELKQIITGDLPAGWEKALPTYTPESPADATRNLSQQCLNALAKVLPGFLGGSADLASSNMTLLKMFGDFQKDTPEERNVRFGVREHGMGAICNGIALHSPGLIPYCATFFVFTDYMRPAIRISALSEAGVIYVMTHDSIGLGEDGPTHQPIEHLISFRAMPNILMLRPADGNETAGAYKVAILNSKRPSILALSRQKLPQLAGTSAEGVEKGGYIISDNSSGNKPDLIVMSTGSELEIAAKAADELRKEGKTVRVVSLVCWELFDEQSNEYKESILPASVTARVSIEAGATLGWEKFLGTKGKAIGIDRFGASAPAGRIYKEFGLTAEKVIEAAKSL
- the LOC103723776 gene encoding transketolase, chloroplastic isoform X2, which encodes MAASSSVTAAQALVGRAISGHPSPSPSHPDRLAFGLSSLAGRALKSPAAPRLQNRRPRAASRPRRSSVTRAAAVETLEGKAATEALLEKSINTIRFLAVDAVEKANSGHPGLPMGCAPIGHILYDEVMRYNPKNPYWFNRDRFVLSAGHGCMLQYALLHLAGYDSVKEEDLKAFRQWGSKTPGHPENFETPGIEVTTGPLGQGIANAVGLALAERHLASRFNKPDMEIVDHYTYAILGDGCQMEGISNESCSLAGHWGLGKLIAFYDDNHISIDGDTEIAFTEDVNARFEALGWHTIWVKNGNTGYDEIRAAIKEAKAVKDKPTLIKVTTTIGFGSPNKANSYSVHGSALGAKEVEATRQNLGWPYEPFFVPEDVKSHWSRHAREGAALEAEWNAKFVEYEKKYKEDAAELKQIITGDLPAGWEKALPTYTPESPADATRNLSQQCLNALAKVLPGFLGGSADLASSNMTLLKMFGDFQKDTPEERNVRFGVREHGMGAICNGIALHSPGLIPYCATFFVFTDYMRPAIRISALSEAGVIYVMTHDSIGLGEDGPTHQPIEHLISFRAMPNILMLRPADGNETAGAYKVAILNSKRPSILALSRQKLPQLAGTSAEGVEKGGYIISDNSSGNKPDLIVMSTGSELEIAAKAADELRKEGKTVRVVSLVCWELFDEQSNEYKESILPASVTARVSIEAGATLGWEKFLGTKGKAIGIDRFGASAPAGRIYKEFGLTAEKVIEAAKSL